The Narcine bancroftii isolate sNarBan1 chromosome 11, sNarBan1.hap1, whole genome shotgun sequence genome has a window encoding:
- the LOC138746117 gene encoding uncharacterized protein isoform X1, whose amino-acid sequence MPNQTANTTPESNRSPLVLGFVLIPVMLLAAIGIAIAVGRYIRKRRRLSSLDSTNFYERFYKWKSSRIMELEMRFVLVLNGPRISGETQQVRCDRKWLENLRNKLVPIYSYDPSEDQHNVEEEIDGNGEMKDNCELSAENGTRQNVDHPSISDTGIGNQETGALNEKYILKTENGQ is encoded by the exons ATGCCCAATCAAACAGCCAACACAACCCCTGAGAGTAATCGTAGTCCATTGGTCCTTGGATTTGTGCTGATACCTGTCATGCTTTTGGCTGCCATTGGCATTGCAATTGCAGTG GGGAGGTATATTCGAAAGAGACGCAG ATTAAGTTCTCTTGATTCTACAAATTTTTATGAAAGATTCTACAAATGGAAATCATCTAGGATAATGGAGCTGGAAATGAGATTTGTTTTAGTCTTGAATGGACCAAgaatttctggagaaactcagcaggtcagatgtgacagaaaatg GTTAGAAAATCTACGCAACAAATTGGTGCCAATTTATTCATATGATCCGAGTGAGGATCAACATAACGTGGAAGAAGAAATAGACGGTAATGGAGAAATGAAA GATAATTGTGAACTTTCAGCTGAGAATGGAACAAGACAGAATGTGGACCATCCTTCCATTTCTGATACGGGTATTGGCAATCAAGAAACAG